Within the Hypericibacter adhaerens genome, the region CAGCGCCGCCCGCATCAGCTCGTCGGAAGCGCTGCCCAGCCCGAAAAGGACGACGCAGCCCCGGATCAGCGGCTCGCCCTTGTTCCGCTTCAACTGGCCGCCCAGGAGATCGAGGCTGCGCTTCCGGCTCCGCGGCGCCCTCGTCATCGCGTGGGTATCGCCGGCGAGCGGGACATCCCAGAGAAAAGGGTCGCCGATCAGGCCGCGGATGCCCGTCGCCGCGGCGGCCTCGGCCGCCAGGTCGGGGAACTGCAGCGTGCCGGCCTCCAGGAAGCAGGTGGTGCCGTTCGACAGCATCTCCAGGCAGTTGAGCAGCGTCGCGGCGCGCTCGTCCTCCTCCTCGACGCTGTCCCACCAGCGCCGGAACGTGTTCATCATCACGGAGGTTTCGGCGCTGTCCGGGATGGCGCCGCGCGCGGTGTTCATGAAATGAACGTGGGTGTCGACGAAGCCCGGATGCACGATGCCGCCGCCGGCATCGATCACGCGCGCCGCCTTCACCGAGCCGGCGATCTCCCGGTCCGTGCCGACGGCGACGATCTTGTTGCCGGCGATGGCCACGGCGCCGCGCTCGAAATACTCGCGGCTGTCGTTCATCGTGATGAGGTAGGCGTTCCTGACGACGAGGTCGGCGTGCATATCGGTCATCGGCCTGCGATCCGGATTTCGATGTTGGGTCGCGATCGGAAAAGCCTAGGGCCCGCTGCCGGGACCAGCCAATACAAAGCTCGTCTTGTGTGATACAGGAGGCGTATCAGCTGCTATCCGATGATCGGCTGGGCGCAGGTCCTGAAGATCGTGACGAGCGATCTCGTCAGCTCGGCGTCCTTCTTGTCCTCGACATAGGCCGCGACCAGCAGGGTTTCCGCCTCGAGATCGTCGGGAAGATGGACGGTGACGCCCTTCGACATCGCAGCGAGCTGCAGCGGCACGAGGGAAAAGCCCTGTCCGGCAGCGACCAGATTGATAATCGTGAGCGTCGAGCCGGCAACCTGGTCCAGGTCCGGCGCCAGCCCCGCGCGATTGCAGGCGGCCATCACCGTGTCGAAATAACCGGGCCCGAGCTCGCGCGGGAAGAAGACGAAGCGCTCGTCGGCGAGATCGGCAAGCTTCAGCTTCGGATCGCCGGCACGAGGATGATCGTTCGCGAGGATGATCGCCAGCTTGTCGCGCGCGACGGTCTCGGTGACGAAGCCGGGGCTGGTCCAGGGCGCGCGCAACAGGCCAATATCGAGCTCGCCGGCCCGCAGCATGTCGCCCTGGCGGCTCGTGCTCGCCTCGACGAGGCGCAGGTCGACCGTGGGATGGCCGTCGCGGAAACGCTTCATGATCGGCGCCAGCAGCATCGAGGCGGAGCTGACGAAGCCGATCTTCACCAGGTTCGGCACGCCCTGCCGCGTGACGAGAACGGCCGAATCGACCGCCGCCAGGATGCGCCGCGCGTGGGGCAGGAACCTCTTGCCCGCGGGCGTGAGGGAGACGCCGCGCTTGTTGCGGGCGAAGAGCGCGACCTTCAGCTCGTCTTCGAGCTGGCGGATCTGCTGCGACAGCGGCGGCTGGGAGATATGAAGAGCCTCGGCCGCCTTGCGGAAATGCAGTTCTTCGGCGACCGCCAGGAAATATTTGATATGGCGAAGCTCCATTCCGAAGCGCTCCCCTCGCCTCCGCCGTCCGCAATGGCAGCGCGTCGGGAAAGCTGCCAGAACCGTTCCGCCGAGGTGCCGGCGAGCACCCTGCGGCCGGATGCTACTCCGCCGCCGCGCGCAGCGACAGGCGCTTGAGGCAGCGATCGATCCACTGCGCCGTCAATTTTTCTTGCGTGCCGTTCTGCGACAGCCGCTCGCGCAGGCCCTTGAAATCGACCTGGTCGATCGGCTGATCCTGGTTGAAGCAGGTGAAGACCGCATAGCGGTCGCCGGTCGAGGGATCGATATGGGTCTGCAGGCA harbors:
- a CDS encoding LysR family transcriptional regulator, which codes for MELRHIKYFLAVAEELHFRKAAEALHISQPPLSQQIRQLEDELKVALFARNKRGVSLTPAGKRFLPHARRILAAVDSAVLVTRQGVPNLVKIGFVSSASMLLAPIMKRFRDGHPTVDLRLVEASTSRQGDMLRAGELDIGLLRAPWTSPGFVTETVARDKLAIILANDHPRAGDPKLKLADLADERFVFFPRELGPGYFDTVMAACNRAGLAPDLDQVAGSTLTIINLVAAGQGFSLVPLQLAAMSKGVTVHLPDDLEAETLLVAAYVEDKKDAELTRSLVTIFRTCAQPIIG